GAAGCTATAAACCTTTCCCCGTCCAACCACGTTCTTTATTCTAATCGCTCCGCCGCTTACGCTTCCCTCCATCAATACGATTCTGCATTATCCGACGCTAAGAAAACCGTCGACCTTAAACCCGACTGGTCCAAAGGTTACAGCAGGCTCGGTGCCGCTCACCTCGGTTTGCACCAATACGAAGACGCTGTTTCGGGCTATAAAAAGGGTCTTGAGATCGATCCTAACAATGAAGCATTGAAATCCGGCTTGGCCGATGCTCAGTCGGCTGCGACGGCTTCGGCTTCCCGAGCTAGGGCAGCGCCGCCTCCCAATCTATTTGGTGATGCTTTTCAGGGACCGGAGATGTGGGCTAAGTTGACGGCGGATCCGACTACTAGGGTTTTTTTACAGAAGCCGGATTTTGTTAAAGCGATGCAGGAGATTCAAAGAAATCCTAGCAAATTGAATGAGCATTTGCAAGACCAGAGAGTTATGCAAGCTCTGGGGGTTTTGTTGAATGTTAAGTTTAAGGCTGGTGGCGGGGATGACATGGAGGTTCCAGAGGCGGACTCACCTCCGGCGCCGTCGCAGCCTGCTAAGCAAGAGTCGAAGAAGCCGGACCCTGTTCCTGAACCAGAACCAGAACCGATGGAAATCACggaagagaaggagaagaaggagaagaaagaaaaggctTTAAAGGAAAAGGAGACTGGAAATGATGCTTATAAGAAGAAAGACTTCGAGACGGCTATTCAACATTACACCAAAGCAATGGAGATTGATGATGAAGATATTTCATACATAACCAATCGGGCTGCTGTTTATTTGGAAATGGGCAAGGtatgattatttatttctatttgtttAGAAGCTACTATAAAATGTACTTCGTTCGTTGTAGTTATTGCTACGAActttataaaaatgtcaattttttgGTTGATTAGCATTCATGCTGATATCATTTCAGtgtctaaaaataattaatgacTACATATTACTTTTAACAGAGTGATTTTCGCTGTTGGTAGCTTCAGGTCTAAAGATGATTCCCTGTTTTTACAAGCAATCTAATAGTgattcaatttattaaaaaaacatctTGAATGGTTATAGAGAATGAATTTATGATAGCATGATTGTTTATATTCTTCATGCGGTGCTAAGTGTTCAGAGTGTATAACATATGCTTAATTATGTTGGTATTGGTCATTGAGTTCATACACAAATACATTCTGTGTTTTTCAAAAGACCACATGAGTTGGTGGGGAAATAAGGATTTCCATTCATTTTCTCGGTTCTGAAAGATGTCAAATCATTATCATTAGACATAATAAGAGAATTCTGCCCTTAGTTTGTGGTaggatatatgtatatatgtgtatatctAACTTTAATCCCTTTTCTTGCCTACTACCCTTGTCGAATGCAGTATGGAGACTGCATTAAGGATTGTGAGAAGGCTGTTGAAAGAGGTAGAGAGCTCAGAGCAGACTATAAAATGATAGCGAAAGCTTTGACTAGGAAGGGAACTGCTTTGGTGAAGATGGCGAAATGCTCAAAAGATTATGAACCAGCCATCGAGACTTTCCAGAAAGCTCTTACTGAGCATCGCAATCCTGACACGTTGAAGAAACTAAATGATGCTGAAAAAGCCAAGAAAGAACTAGAGCAGCAAGAATATTTTGATCCAAAGATAGCTGATGAGGAGCGTGAGAAAGGTATTCGATATGAGTTTATGTTTAGTTTTCAGTGGCACCTTCATagttctttaattattttttactgGTTTATGTCTCTGTCTACCAGTATTTCCTAGAGTAGCAAGAATATCTTAATTCTGCTGCATTATGTATTCATTCAAGTTTGGTCCGAGCCAATGTGTAGTCAGTAAAAACAGTAGTCCCCAACCTTGTTTATCTGTTGACTTCTCAAATATGTTTATATGCAGGGAATGAATGTTTCAAACAGCAGAAGTATCCAGAGGCTGTGAAGCATTATACCGAGTCATTGAGACGAAACCCCAAAGATCCAAAGGTATATTCTGTTTTAGCAAGTTTGTCTGTGACCAATGCCGAAAAAGTAGCATTATACTGACTGTTGAAATGCATTTTGGCCTTGTCAGGCATACAGCAATAGAGCAGCATGCTACACGAAATTGGG
This window of the Gossypium hirsutum isolate 1008001.06 chromosome A09, Gossypium_hirsutum_v2.1, whole genome shotgun sequence genome carries:
- the LOC107896512 gene encoding hsp70-Hsp90 organizing protein 3 yields the protein MADEAKAKGNAAFSSGDFNTAVKHFTEAINLSPSNHVLYSNRSAAYASLHQYDSALSDAKKTVDLKPDWSKGYSRLGAAHLGLHQYEDAVSGYKKGLEIDPNNEALKSGLADAQSAATASASRARAAPPPNLFGDAFQGPEMWAKLTADPTTRVFLQKPDFVKAMQEIQRNPSKLNEHLQDQRVMQALGVLLNVKFKAGGGDDMEVPEADSPPAPSQPAKQESKKPDPVPEPEPEPMEITEEKEKKEKKEKALKEKETGNDAYKKKDFETAIQHYTKAMEIDDEDISYITNRAAVYLEMGKYGDCIKDCEKAVERGRELRADYKMIAKALTRKGTALVKMAKCSKDYEPAIETFQKALTEHRNPDTLKKLNDAEKAKKELEQQEYFDPKIADEEREKGNECFKQQKYPEAVKHYTESLRRNPKDPKAYSNRAACYTKLGALPEGLKDAEKCIELDPTFSKGYTRKGAVQFFMKEYDKALETYQEGLKHDPNNQELLDGVRRCVEQINRASRGDFSPEELKERQAKAMQDPEIQNILSDPVMRQVLVDFQENPKAAQEHTKNPMVMNKIQKLVTAGIVQLR